One genomic region from Rosa rugosa chromosome 1, drRosRugo1.1, whole genome shotgun sequence encodes:
- the LOC133706584 gene encoding cysteine protease ATG4-like, producing the protein MDGSWTAAVMRRIHQRVVGSSRTAAISSTSHVWLLGVCYKFDESESAPLAFEHDFSSRILMTYRRGFDSIEGGDSKCFSSDVNWGCMIRTSQMLVAQALLFHRLGRSWRRLIDKSCGLDQEYVEILRQFGDSEAAAFSIHNLIEAGKAYNLAAGSWVGPYAMCRSCFGCSSIPART; encoded by the coding sequence ATGGATGGATCGTGGACTGCAGCTGTGATGCGGCGAATTCACCAGCGCGTAGTTGGATCCAGCCGTACTGCTGCTATCTCCTCCACTAGTCATGTGTGGCTTCTCGGCGTTTGCTATAAGTTCGATGAGTCCGAGTCCGCTCCACTTGCATTCGAACACGATTTCTCGTCGAGAATCTTGATGACGTATCGAAGAGGATTCGATTCGATTGAGGGTGGGGATTCCAAGTGTTTTAGCAGCGATGTGAATTGGGGGTGTATGATTCGGACCAGTCAGATGCTTGTGGCTCAGGCATTGCTTTTCCACAGGTTGGGAAGGTCTTGGAGGCGGCTTATCGACAAGTCTTGCGGCTTGGATCAAGAGTATGTTGAGATCTTGCGTCAATTTGGTGATTCCGAAGCTGCGGCTTTCTCCATCCACAATCTGATTGAGGCTGGCAAGGCTTATAACCTTGCTGCCGGTTCCTGGGTTGGCCCTTATGCTATGTGCCGCTCGTGTTTTGGATGTTCATCGATTCCGGCAAGAACCTGA